A genomic window from Caldicellulosiruptor kronotskyensis 2002 includes:
- a CDS encoding DUF6470 family protein — protein sequence MQIARIQIHQEFVKVKLSQEHIKVRINQDRCWEEVNLGSTDYLVRSSAQRGYEQVLRYIEKTAENGNRLARIEDGGQPIIDICIEEAFPEYGYNVDVIPKSRPQIYFEGGKVYIDFEMGKVDVRV from the coding sequence ATGCAAATAGCAAGGATTCAAATTCACCAGGAGTTTGTAAAGGTAAAACTTTCTCAGGAGCATATAAAAGTTAGAATAAATCAAGACAGGTGCTGGGAAGAGGTAAACCTTGGTTCAACAGACTACCTTGTGCGTAGTTCTGCTCAAAGAGGTTATGAGCAGGTTTTAAGGTATATAGAAAAGACAGCAGAAAATGGCAACAGACTTGCCAGAATTGAAGATGGTGGTCAGCCTATAATTGACATATGCATAGAAGAAGCATTTCCTGAGTATGGCTATAACGTAGATGTCATCCCAAAAAGCCGCCCGCAAATTTACTTTGAAGGTGGCAAGGTGTATATAGATTTTGAGATGGGTAAGGTTGATGTGAGGGTATGA
- the fliW gene encoding flagellar assembly protein FliW, with amino-acid sequence MVVQKSVVQSRVFGELEVNEENIITFEDGIPAFENLKKFVIVKEEDSPFLWLQSIEDKDIAFVIINPFDIKPDYEFDIGEEVLKKLEIESESDVAVFCIVVIPEDVKQTRVNLKAPIIINVHKRKGIQYLLDDERYPLRYYLFENLNSDEQK; translated from the coding sequence ATGGTAGTCCAAAAGTCAGTAGTCCAATCAAGAGTATTTGGAGAGCTTGAAGTAAATGAGGAGAATATAATAACCTTTGAAGATGGAATTCCTGCATTTGAGAATTTAAAAAAATTTGTAATTGTCAAAGAAGAAGACAGTCCCTTTTTGTGGCTACAGTCAATCGAAGATAAAGACATTGCATTTGTCATCATTAATCCATTTGACATAAAACCTGACTATGAATTTGATATAGGTGAGGAAGTTTTAAAAAAGCTTGAGATAGAATCAGAAAGCGATGTTGCAGTTTTTTGTATTGTTGTAATTCCAGAAGATGTAAAGCAAACAAGAGTAAACTTAAAAGCTCCAATTATTATAAATGTGCACAAGAGAAAGGGAATACAGTATCTTTTAGATGATGAAAGATATCCACTTCGATATTACCTTTTTGAAAATTTGAATTCAGATGAGCAGAAATGA
- the hepT gene encoding type VII toxin-antitoxin system HepT family RNase toxin, protein MNGREVIIDKISKIMFRMKRIERFKSITFENFKDISNIQDVVAYNLFLIAQNLISLCNRIIAEKQFKVPENFEDIPEILATEKVISDDSSVFIKKMIDLRNTIVYEYTQLDLNVIYDILKNGLDEIKNVLKEIVDYLKL, encoded by the coding sequence ATGAACGGAAGAGAGGTTATAATAGATAAGATAAGCAAAATAATGTTTAGAATGAAAAGAATAGAGAGATTTAAAAGTATTACATTTGAAAATTTTAAAGATATTAGTAATATTCAAGATGTAGTTGCTTACAATTTATTTTTGATTGCTCAAAATCTAATAAGCCTGTGCAATCGCATAATTGCTGAAAAACAATTTAAAGTACCTGAGAATTTTGAAGATATTCCTGAAATTTTAGCTACCGAGAAGGTTATTTCGGATGATTCTTCTGTCTTTATAAAGAAAATGATTGATTTGAGAAATACAATTGTTTATGAATATACCCAATTAGATTTAAATGTTATATATGACATTTTGAAGAATGGTTTAGATGAAATTAAGAATGTTCTTAAGGAAATTGTGGATTATTTAAAACTATAA
- a CDS encoding ATP-binding protein, protein MTITSSENILRILYSYNPWWREGYFPQDLSKPVKRMAYYRVFSLLNHPTIRRYIILSGARRVGKTTILYQIIESLLKDKVNPKKILYVSFDHPLFKLCSFDQILSLYELNINQSKEAYVFLDEIQYASDWDRWLKVYYDLRPKWKVVATGSASPKLIEGVKESGVGRWTVVSVPTLSFYEFCEILGVEERPKNLPNLDFRELSNFNDHQISELVFLLMPLQKYFNRYLMVGGFPEFVFSEDWFLIQRILREDVVDKVIKRDIPSLFNVRNLTVLEKVFLYLCFNSSSVINISTISKQIENVSVTTIENYIHLLENANLIYRSLPIELGGKKVLKAKPKIYISDPAIRNAVLMIDNLFTNSKELGITVEAAVFKHIYSFYSEENVKIGYFRKPTDNQKEIDIVAQFPNGKSLIEVKFREDSTLPESDAIVEMCQKEKDIISAVLITKRAEDYGKLELSAKVPIIKIPAFVFMYLLGKR, encoded by the coding sequence TTGACCATTACAAGCTCAGAAAACATATTAAGAATTTTATACTCTTATAATCCCTGGTGGAGAGAAGGGTATTTTCCACAAGATTTATCTAAACCTGTAAAGAGAATGGCATACTATAGAGTTTTCAGTTTGCTAAATCATCCAACTATCAGAAGATATATCATACTTTCGGGTGCACGTCGCGTAGGTAAAACAACTATATTATACCAAATAATAGAGTCGCTTTTAAAAGATAAAGTTAATCCAAAAAAGATACTATATGTTTCTTTTGATCATCCTCTGTTTAAACTCTGTTCATTTGATCAAATTTTGAGTCTTTATGAGCTAAACATCAATCAATCAAAGGAAGCTTATGTATTTTTGGATGAAATTCAATACGCAAGCGATTGGGACAGATGGCTAAAAGTATATTATGACCTGAGGCCAAAATGGAAGGTAGTTGCAACAGGTTCTGCTTCACCTAAACTTATTGAAGGAGTAAAGGAAAGTGGTGTTGGTCGCTGGACAGTCGTTTCAGTTCCAACTCTTTCATTTTATGAATTTTGTGAAATACTTGGTGTTGAAGAAAGACCTAAGAATTTACCAAATTTAGATTTTAGAGAGCTTTCAAATTTTAATGATCATCAGATTTCTGAACTTGTCTTTTTGCTCATGCCTTTACAAAAATATTTCAACAGATACTTGATGGTTGGGGGATTCCCTGAATTTGTATTTTCAGAAGATTGGTTTTTAATTCAGAGAATTTTAAGAGAAGATGTGGTAGATAAGGTCATCAAAAGAGATATTCCTTCACTATTTAATGTTAGAAACTTGACAGTATTAGAGAAAGTTTTCTTGTACTTGTGTTTCAACTCTTCAAGTGTAATAAATATTTCAACCATCAGCAAACAAATTGAGAATGTATCAGTTACCACAATAGAAAATTATATTCACTTGCTCGAAAATGCAAATTTGATTTATAGGAGCCTTCCAATTGAATTGGGCGGTAAAAAAGTTTTAAAAGCAAAACCGAAAATATATATATCTGACCCAGCTATTAGAAATGCAGTTTTAATGATAGATAATCTCTTCACCAATAGCAAAGAACTTGGAATTACAGTTGAAGCAGCAGTTTTTAAGCATATATACAGCTTCTACAGTGAAGAGAATGTAAAGATAGGCTATTTTAGAAAACCGACTGATAATCAAAAAGAAATTGATATAGTTGCCCAGTTTCCAAATGGTAAGAGCCTAATTGAGGTGAAGTTTAGAGAAGATAGCACACTTCCTGAGAGTGATGCAATTGTGGAGATGTGCCAAAAAGAAAAAGATATAATCTCAGCAGTGCTTATTACAAAGAGAGCAGAAGATTATGGGAAGCTTGAGCTTTCTGCAAAGGTTCCAATAATAAAGATTCCTGCGTTTGTATTTATGTATTTGCTGGGAAAAAGATAA
- the flgK gene encoding flagellar hook-associated protein FlgK, whose amino-acid sequence MSFYGLEIARTGIFVNRKGLEVTSHNVANASTPGYTRQVLNVKSNPPSAKVGFYSPKFQVGMGADVQSLEQIRDMFLDIQYRNEYSRQGEYEIKADNLNFIESIFNEPSDTGLSSVIDQFFSSLQELSKNPESLTVRALVRQRAQALTDAIHKMYKQLEDLQSELNDQVYDKILEINSIASQIADLNQQIFVLELRGEKANDLRDQRNLLVDKLSKIVDTTAYEDKDGRFIVQIAGGETLVNHFTVYELETDKSKIMRKSGFDSSGLPTGFNPDDPLSQQNLYDVPGLFVVMWKDTGQVLNIKSGELKGLLDMRDGVGGLDEDMVVNGQPVDVPNKNYFTGIPYYLNRLNEFAQKLIEKFNELHTQGWSLNGQNTNINFFEPPVGQTFFYARYIKVSDAVMNDLNNIATTYDASSLPGGNDLVVDMLKLRNDNSVFKEGKFEDFLKSLISNLGVDSQGAKNFAENQKVMVTQLDNRRQAVSGVSIDEEMTNLIRYQHGFQASARMINAFDEMLDVIVNRLGLVGR is encoded by the coding sequence ATGTCGTTTTACGGGCTTGAGATTGCAAGAACAGGTATATTTGTCAACAGAAAAGGGTTAGAGGTGACATCGCACAACGTTGCCAATGCTTCAACGCCAGGGTATACAAGACAGGTTTTAAATGTAAAGTCAAATCCACCATCTGCTAAGGTTGGTTTTTATAGCCCAAAGTTTCAGGTTGGTATGGGTGCTGATGTGCAAAGCCTTGAGCAGATAAGAGATATGTTTTTAGATATTCAATATAGAAACGAATATTCGCGCCAGGGAGAGTATGAAATAAAAGCTGATAACCTGAATTTTATAGAATCCATATTCAATGAACCGAGCGACACGGGGCTGTCTTCTGTTATAGACCAATTTTTCTCAAGCTTGCAGGAGCTTTCAAAAAATCCAGAGAGCTTAACAGTTCGTGCGCTTGTTCGCCAGAGAGCTCAAGCTTTGACTGATGCGATACATAAGATGTACAAACAGCTTGAAGATTTGCAGAGCGAGCTAAATGACCAGGTATATGATAAAATTTTAGAAATAAACAGCATAGCTTCTCAGATTGCAGATTTAAACCAGCAGATATTTGTTTTGGAGCTTCGAGGCGAAAAGGCAAATGACCTTCGTGACCAGAGAAATCTTCTTGTTGACAAACTCTCAAAAATTGTTGACACAACTGCTTATGAAGACAAAGATGGCAGGTTCATTGTGCAGATAGCTGGCGGCGAGACCCTTGTAAATCACTTTACAGTCTACGAGCTTGAGACAGACAAATCGAAAATTATGAGAAAAAGTGGATTTGACTCAAGTGGTCTGCCAACAGGATTCAATCCTGATGACCCGCTATCACAGCAAAACCTTTACGACGTCCCAGGACTTTTTGTTGTTATGTGGAAGGACACAGGGCAGGTTTTGAATATAAAGTCAGGTGAGCTAAAAGGACTTTTGGATATGCGAGACGGTGTTGGTGGGCTGGATGAGGATATGGTTGTAAATGGTCAGCCTGTTGATGTTCCCAATAAAAATTATTTTACAGGTATTCCTTACTATTTGAACAGACTCAATGAGTTTGCTCAAAAACTTATCGAAAAGTTCAATGAACTTCACACACAGGGCTGGTCACTCAACGGACAAAATACAAATATAAACTTTTTCGAACCACCTGTTGGCCAGACATTTTTCTATGCAAGGTATATAAAAGTCTCTGATGCTGTTATGAACGACCTTAACAACATTGCAACAACTTATGATGCAAGTAGTCTTCCAGGTGGGAATGACCTTGTTGTTGATATGCTAAAGCTAAGAAATGACAATTCAGTTTTCAAAGAAGGAAAATTTGAAGATTTTCTAAAGTCTTTGATTTCAAACCTTGGGGTTGATTCTCAGGGTGCCAAAAACTTTGCAGAAAACCAAAAGGTAATGGTCACCCAGCTTGACAACAGACGCCAGGCAGTATCAGGTGTTTCTATAGATGAAGAGATGACAAATTTAATCAGATACCAGCACGGTTTTCAAGCCTCAGCCAGAATGATTAATGCTTTTGACGAGATGCTTGATGTGATAGTAAATCGTCTTGGTCTTGTTGGGAGATAA
- the flgL gene encoding flagellar hook-associated protein FlgL — MRITNNMMVNNFLINLNKNLSRLDDIQYKMATGKKIRYPSDNPVITARSLRLRTDVSEIEQLQKNVDDAISWVDTTESALADINESLQRVRELAVRGANGTNTKEDMAQIAKEVAQIKQHIIQVGNTNYAGRYIFSGFKTDTAPINSDGSFSDTNSFDSTGGYPIDLSTGKNIIQFELMKANYISINKTANQVFYIQGETDENKGNLFKVLDNLINALESGDATSVNSLLSDIDRHIDNVVAQRGDVGALQNRLELIKNRLSDDNVNFTTLLSNNEDVDMAEIIMQLKTAENVYRAALQTGAQILPPTLLDFLRF, encoded by the coding sequence GTGAGAATTACAAACAATATGATGGTCAACAACTTTTTGATAAATCTAAACAAAAACCTAAGCAGGTTAGACGACATTCAGTATAAAATGGCAACAGGTAAGAAAATCCGTTATCCGTCAGATAACCCGGTGATTACTGCAAGGTCATTGAGACTGCGAACTGACGTTTCAGAAATAGAACAGCTTCAGAAAAATGTGGATGATGCAATATCGTGGGTTGACACAACAGAAAGTGCTCTTGCGGATATCAATGAAAGTCTTCAGAGAGTTAGAGAGCTTGCTGTGCGTGGTGCAAACGGAACAAACACAAAAGAAGATATGGCTCAGATTGCAAAAGAGGTTGCTCAAATAAAACAGCATATAATTCAAGTTGGGAATACAAACTATGCAGGAAGGTATATCTTCTCTGGTTTTAAAACAGACACAGCACCGATAAATTCTGATGGTTCTTTTTCAGATACAAATAGTTTTGATTCAACTGGAGGGTATCCTATTGATTTGTCGACTGGTAAAAATATTATTCAGTTTGAACTTATGAAAGCGAATTATATTAGCATTAATAAGACAGCCAACCAGGTTTTTTATATTCAAGGTGAAACTGATGAAAATAAAGGCAATTTATTCAAAGTTTTGGATAATCTTATAAATGCACTTGAAAGCGGGGATGCAACTTCAGTAAATTCTCTTTTGAGCGATATTGACAGACACATTGACAATGTTGTTGCACAGCGTGGAGATGTGGGTGCTCTTCAGAACAGGCTTGAGCTTATTAAAAATAGGCTCAGTGACGACAATGTGAACTTTACTACTTTGCTATCAAACAACGAGGATGTTGACATGGCAGAGATTATAATGCAGCTAAAAACCGCAGAAAATGTTTACAGGGCAGCACTTCAGACAGGTGCACAGATTCTACCACCAACACTTTTGGATTTCTTGAGGTTTTAA
- the csrA gene encoding carbon storage regulator CsrA, whose amino-acid sequence MLVLSRKEGDQILIGDDIIIKVISVEKDCVKLGIEAPKNIKVLRYELLQEVKNENVEALQGRKRLSKIKDLKEILSDEQV is encoded by the coding sequence ATGCTTGTTCTTTCGCGAAAAGAAGGCGACCAAATTTTAATTGGAGATGATATAATAATAAAAGTCATCAGTGTAGAAAAAGACTGTGTAAAACTTGGAATAGAGGCTCCAAAAAATATCAAGGTTTTGAGATATGAGCTACTTCAAGAGGTCAAAAATGAAAACGTTGAAGCGTTGCAGGGAAGAAAGAGACTCAGCAAAATTAAAGATTTAAAAGAGATTTTGTCCGACGAGCAAGTATAA
- a CDS encoding BREX system ATP-binding domain-containing protein has product MQMMSKDSILSSLERISQHGIDDVEIADLIDVGNQDYMNYFENEVIENLIAKDGATCKFIEGAYGAGKTHLLNLIYKKALSKDMLVAFTTLDSAVSLTDWKLVVEYILENVEYRHEGITYKSLPEILTFAGERLVDDRQKEILKSAKLPSASFKNAILLALNKKNLNNEAWEVVKEYLVGRKVNVQTFKSVGIYNVKASLSKSNAENVLKTVLSSLHILGFKGVVLLFDENERMLSGFGERISRRSQLAANLMRRLIDGCSSGALEGVLIVFSVLPDFISQVANRYEALAQRLQIVQGENKCVGWRLPLQKVDFVNTLSEDHKLFMVKMVEAYLRLAQNFGILNDDFKKEVINSCIMVLRRNVGSGYKRELAKTIATMILERMR; this is encoded by the coding sequence ATGCAAATGATGAGCAAGGATAGTATATTGTCTTCACTCGAAAGGATTTCCCAGCATGGGATAGATGATGTTGAGATTGCAGATTTGATTGATGTTGGGAATCAAGATTACATGAACTATTTTGAGAACGAAGTGATTGAGAATCTTATTGCAAAAGACGGAGCAACATGTAAATTTATTGAAGGTGCATATGGTGCTGGGAAAACTCATCTTTTAAATCTAATTTACAAAAAAGCTTTATCGAAAGACATGCTGGTTGCATTTACAACTTTGGACAGTGCTGTTTCATTGACTGATTGGAAGCTGGTGGTTGAGTACATCTTGGAAAACGTCGAATACAGGCATGAAGGGATAACATACAAATCACTGCCAGAGATTCTAACGTTTGCAGGTGAAAGATTGGTAGATGACAGGCAAAAGGAGATTTTAAAGTCAGCAAAATTGCCATCAGCAAGTTTTAAAAATGCCATTTTGCTTGCTCTTAACAAAAAGAATTTGAACAATGAGGCATGGGAAGTTGTAAAAGAGTATTTGGTTGGTCGAAAAGTCAATGTTCAAACCTTTAAAAGCGTGGGGATTTATAATGTAAAGGCAAGCTTGAGTAAGTCTAACGCAGAGAATGTTTTAAAAACAGTTTTATCATCTTTACATATTTTGGGGTTTAAAGGAGTTGTATTGTTGTTTGATGAAAATGAAAGAATGCTTTCGGGTTTTGGAGAAAGAATTTCAAGGCGTAGCCAGCTTGCAGCAAACCTTATGCGCCGATTAATTGATGGCTGTTCAAGTGGTGCTTTGGAAGGGGTTTTGATAGTATTTTCGGTTTTGCCTGACTTTATTTCCCAAGTTGCAAATAGGTACGAGGCTCTGGCTCAGCGCTTGCAGATAGTTCAAGGTGAAAATAAATGCGTAGGTTGGCGCCTTCCGCTTCAGAAAGTTGACTTTGTTAACACATTGAGCGAAGACCATAAGCTTTTTATGGTTAAAATGGTTGAGGCTTATTTAAGATTGGCTCAAAATTTTGGCATATTAAATGATGATTTTAAGAAAGAAGTCATAAACAGTTGCATAATGGTACTAAGAAGAAATGTAGGTTCAGGTTATAAACGAGAGCTGGCAAAGACTATTGCTACTATGATATTAGAAAGGATGAGATAA